ATTGGCTGTTGTAGAAACGGGTTCACCAAAAAGCATTCTTACGCAACTGCCTGCTGTAGACTTAATTGTATGTGGTGCAACAGGCTTAAATCAGTTAGAAAAAATGGTCATCGGTTCAGTAGCGGAGCGTATTGTCCGTTTAGCTACATGTGATGTGCTAATCGTTCGCTAATACGAATTTAATGAACGTATAACAGCCTAGAGCAAGTTCACTATTTTTAAACAAACTAAAGCCAGTTTCGATATTTTCGAGACTGGCTTTTTTGTTGTATTTTAAAAGCCGAGAAAATGAGGATCATTTTCTCGGCCATTTTTATTAGTAACCCCAGATCATTGCAAATAATGTACCAAGGATTGTCACAACAGCTACGAATACTGAATATAGAATTGTTGTATATAACGTTTTCTTATCTTCAGATTCACCGATGTGCATGAATAATACTAATTGAACAGTTGCTTGCGCAAGTGCAGTCACTACTAGGATTGCAAATGCCATATTGTAAGACATATCAAATTTCACAACTGCTAAAGCGATAATTGTTAATAATAGTGAGAAGCCGAAGCCCATCACATGTTGTTTTGGGAATAGTTCCTTCATCAGCTAATCAGTCCTTTCAAGTAGACGAAGCTGAAGATGAAAATCCAAACTACGTCTAGGAA
This genomic interval from Lysinibacillus sphaericus contains the following:
- the qoxD gene encoding cytochrome aa3 quinol oxidase subunit IV translates to MKELFPKQHVMGFGFSLLLTIIALAVVKFDMSYNMAFAILVVTALAQATVQLVLFMHIGESEDKKTLYTTILYSVFVAVVTILGTLFAMIWGY